In Carnobacteriaceae bacterium zg-84, the genomic window GGCCTAACAGAAACAGAAAAAGCCAAAGCAAAACAAGCAGTTCAAGACGCAGCAGATAAAGCAAAAACAGCTATTGACGCTGCAACAGATGTGGAAGAAGTCAACAAAGCAAAGAAGATGGCGAAAAAGAAATTGAAAATTCACCAGTAACATCAGAAAAAGAAGATGTAAAAGTAGCAGTTGATAAAGCGAAAGAAGATGCGAAAAAAGCGATTGATGATGCCAAAGTGGCTAAAGAAGAAGCAATCGATAAAGCAGAAGGCCTAACAGAAACAGAAAAAGCCAAAGCAAAACAAGCAGTTCAAGACGCAGCAGATAAAGCAAAAACAGCTATTGACGCTGCAACAGATGTGGAAGAAGTCAACAAAGCAAAAGAAGATGGCGAAAAAGAAATTGAAAATTCACCAGTAACATCAGAAAAAGAAGATGTAAAAGTAGCAGTTGATAAAGCGAAAGAAGATGCGAAAAAAGCGATTGATGATGCCAAAGTGGCTAAAGAAGAAGCAATCGATAAAGCAGAAGGCCTAACAGAAACAGAAAAAGCCAAAGCAAAACAAGCAGTTCAAGACGCAGCAGATAAAGCAAAAACAGCTATTGACGCTGCAACAGATGTGGAAGAAGTCAACAAAGCAAAAGAAGATGGCGAAAAAGAAATTGAAAATTCACCAGTAACATCAGAAAAAGAAGATGTAAAAGTAGCAGTTGATAAAGCGAAAGAAGATGCGAAAAAAGCGATTGATGATGCCAAAGTGGCTAAAGAAGAAGCAATCGATAAAGCAGAAGGCCTAACAGAAACAGAAAAAGCCAAAGCAAAACAAGCAGTTCAAGACGCAGCAGATAAAGCAAAAACAGCTATTGACGCTGCAACAGATGTGGAAGAAGTCAACAAAGCAAAAGAAGATGGCGAAAAAGAAATTGAAAATTCACCAGTAACATCAGAAAAAGAAGATGTAAAAGTAGCAGTTGATAAAGCGAAAGAAGATGCGAAAAAAGCGATTGATGATGCCAAAGTGGCTAAAGAAGAAGCAATCGATAAAGCAGAAGGCCTAACAGAAACAGAAAAAGCCAAAGCAAAACAAGCAGTTCAAGACGCAGCAGATAAAGCAAAAACAGCTATTGACGCTGCAACAGATGTGGAAGAAGTCAACAAAGCAAAAGAAGATGGCGAAAAAGAAATTTCTGTTACACTACCAAATAATAAATTCAGAGTACCTGATTTATCTAATATTGATCAGTCTGTGAAAGATAAATTAAAAGAAGAATTGCTTCGTTTAAATCCTGGTGCGACAATTACTTTTAATGAAAATAAAGTAATAGTCAATGGTGTAGAAATACCATTAACCGACTTGATAGTATATGGTAAATATGAAGTTGATAATGATACTCCTAAGTATGACAAGCCAAATCTAGTTCTAGGAGTAGCAGATGGGTCTAACAATCATAAAGGCGATAATAATGGATTAATAAATGGTGAAGAAACAAAATTCGGAACAGGTTCACTTAATAAAGATTCATATTCAAGTAAAAAACTACCAAAAACAGGAACAACAGAACAAAACACAATATTTTATGGAGCTACTGTATTTGGATTAGGTTTAATGATTGCAGCATTAAGAAAACGATTGGAAGAAGAAACGGAATAAGTGGTATATTTTTTAATGCAAGCTTACTGATGTCATATAGATATGACTGAAAAGTAAAAATGGGAAGATAGCATTGCGATGTTA contains:
- a CDS encoding DUF1542 domain-containing protein, whose product is MAKEEAIDKAEGLTETEKAKAKQAVQDAADKAKTAIDAATDVEEVNKAKEDGEKEIENSPVTSEKEDVKVAVDKAKEDAKKAIDDAKVAKEEAIDKAEGLTETEKAKAKQAVQDAADKAKTAIDAATDVEEVNKAKEDGEKEIENSPVTSEKEDVKVAVDKAKEDAKKAIDDAKVAKEEAIDKAEGLTETEKAKAKQAVQDAADKAKTAIDAATDVEEVNKAKEDGEKEIENSPVTSEKEDVKVAVDKAKEDAKKAIDDAKVAKEEAIDKAEGLTETEKAKAKQAVQDAADKAKTAIDAATDVEEVNKAKEDGEKEISVTLPNNKFRVPDLSNIDQSVKDKLKEELLRLNPGATITFNENKVIVNGVEIPLTDLIVYGKYEVDNDTPKYDKPNLVLGVADGSNNHKGDNNGLINGEETKFGTGSLNKDSYSSKKLPKTGTTEQNTIFYGATVFGLGLMIAALRKRLEEETE